From Weissella diestrammenae, a single genomic window includes:
- a CDS encoding amino acid ABC transporter ATP-binding protein: MSMIEFKDVEKYYGDFHALKNINLKVEAGETVVLIGPSGSGKSTLIRTVNGLEPIQEGHLIVNGFDLADSKTDMNRIRKNVGMVFQHFNLYANKTVLENIMLAPRKVLKIDEAENKRVAMALLERVGLAEKADKMPSSLSGGQQQRIAIARSLAMKPKALLFDEPTSALDPEMVNDVLNIMKEIAADSDMTTLVVTHEMGFAKQVADRVIFMADGQILEDAPTTEFFAHPKEPRAQKFLSQIMH; encoded by the coding sequence ATGTCAATGATAGAGTTTAAGGACGTCGAGAAATACTACGGTGATTTTCACGCGTTGAAAAATATTAATTTAAAAGTTGAAGCTGGTGAGACGGTGGTTTTAATTGGTCCTTCAGGTTCTGGAAAGTCAACGTTAATCCGGACGGTGAATGGGTTAGAACCGATTCAAGAGGGTCATTTGATTGTGAATGGGTTTGATTTAGCTGATTCGAAAACTGACATGAACCGGATTCGCAAAAACGTTGGTATGGTTTTTCAGCATTTTAATTTATATGCCAATAAAACCGTGCTTGAAAATATTATGTTAGCACCGCGTAAGGTTTTGAAAATCGATGAAGCTGAAAATAAGCGGGTTGCAATGGCGTTGTTGGAGCGAGTAGGCTTGGCAGAGAAAGCTGACAAAATGCCATCCTCATTATCTGGTGGACAACAACAACGAATTGCGATTGCACGTTCACTAGCCATGAAACCAAAAGCACTTCTCTTTGATGAGCCAACGTCAGCCCTTGATCCAGAAATGGTCAACGATGTATTGAACATTATGAAAGAAATCGCAGCTGATTCAGATATGACGACTTTGGTCGTGACACACGAAATGGGCTTTGCAAAGCAGGTAGCGGATCGCGTTATCTTTATGGCGGATGGTCAAATTCTAGAAGATGCACCAACCACTGAGTTCTTTGCGCATCCAAAAGAGCCACGCGCCCAGAAATTCTTGTCACAAATCATGCATTAA
- a CDS encoding AAA family ATPase, producing the protein MSEKIFVITGNTGTGKTTVANYLADFYQMPKVVTHTTRLPRTGEQNGIDYYFESDTSFETMHYLERVEYDHKKYGSSHEGLSRAWEKNSYITIVLDTAGAITYAQTLGARAVIIFMTVSDINILKLRLVTRGDYEGNVAKRLESDEYQRDRELPAALAGVAHVVVNDDWAETKHTIDQIVQTAVNQTD; encoded by the coding sequence ATGAGTGAAAAAATTTTTGTTATTACAGGGAATACTGGTACAGGTAAAACAACGGTGGCAAATTATCTAGCGGACTTTTATCAAATGCCTAAAGTTGTGACACACACAACTCGGTTACCCCGAACTGGGGAACAAAATGGAATTGACTATTATTTTGAGTCTGATACTAGTTTTGAAACCATGCATTATTTAGAACGTGTTGAATATGATCACAAAAAATATGGCTCATCACATGAAGGGTTGTCACGCGCTTGGGAGAAAAATAGTTATATTACAATCGTATTAGACACTGCTGGTGCCATCACTTATGCACAAACTTTGGGCGCACGGGCAGTCATTATTTTTATGACTGTTTCAGACATTAATATCTTAAAGTTGCGATTAGTGACACGTGGTGATTATGAAGGAAATGTTGCTAAACGTCTGGAGAGTGATGAATACCAACGTGATCGTGAGCTGCCAGCTGCTTTAGCTGGAGTCGCACATGTGGTGGTTAATGATGACTGGGCCGAAACCAAACATACGATTGATCAAATTGTACAAACTGCCGTTAATCAAACTGATTGA
- a CDS encoding biotin transporter BioY has protein sequence MNVRTITLTGMMTAMIAVLAPVSIPLPLVPITLQTLIIPLVVSLTNFRVGWWSTVLYLLLGAIGLPVFSNWHGGLSILFGPTGGYLFGMLLFPLIIGGGLKIKRQWSMLLLSNVVAAIGQLLFGTFWLIATTGITINNGLMNGMVIFIVPTLVKVGIVVTLTVMVTRTITVPIGDGR, from the coding sequence ATGAACGTACGCACAATAACTTTAACCGGTATGATGACTGCGATGATTGCTGTTTTAGCACCGGTCTCAATTCCATTGCCCTTGGTACCAATCACATTACAGACACTGATAATTCCTTTGGTGGTTTCACTGACCAATTTTCGGGTTGGCTGGTGGTCAACAGTCTTGTATTTATTGTTAGGTGCAATTGGCTTGCCGGTCTTTTCAAATTGGCACGGTGGGCTTAGCATACTTTTTGGTCCCACCGGTGGTTATCTTTTTGGAATGCTACTATTCCCATTGATTATTGGGGGTGGTCTAAAAATTAAGCGTCAATGGTCGATGCTGTTGTTGAGTAATGTTGTCGCAGCTATCGGTCAGCTTTTGTTCGGTACGTTCTGGTTGATTGCAACAACAGGAATTACCATTAACAATGGGTTGATGAATGGTATGGTCATCTTCATTGTGCCAACCTTGGTTAAGGTGGGTATCGTGGTGACGTTAACGGTCATGGTGACCCGGACGATTACGGTCCCAATCGGTGATGGACGCTAA
- a CDS encoding biotin--[acetyl-CoA-carboxylase] ligase, with protein MQNLMQLLATDQIDLLHFETVSSTNAYAKKMVQTKQLQRPLAILTDTQTAGYGRQQRAFYSPRDKGIYLTLVLPITMIKDVNPGRITTNLAVIAVQTIEKVWQIQLQIKWVNDLYLGEHKVGGILAEVEKNHLVVGIGLNIVATDYPDELQQRVRSLNRPDEFIMQREAFTHQVISRWVAQLQAPADYLPQYHQLSNLIHRQIVLLVNQQIIAGYVLGFDNQGGIIVKNDRQEQIFYSGEVTKILKAEGLET; from the coding sequence ATGCAAAATTTAATGCAATTACTAGCGACTGACCAAATTGATTTGCTGCACTTTGAAACGGTTAGCTCAACGAATGCTTATGCCAAAAAAATGGTGCAAACAAAACAATTACAACGACCGCTGGCGATTCTTACCGATACTCAGACAGCTGGGTATGGCCGACAACAACGCGCTTTTTATTCACCGCGTGATAAAGGGATTTATTTGACATTAGTTCTACCAATAACAATGATAAAAGATGTAAATCCTGGTCGAATCACAACCAATTTAGCTGTAATAGCCGTTCAAACGATTGAAAAAGTCTGGCAAATTCAGTTACAAATCAAGTGGGTTAATGATTTGTATTTGGGTGAACATAAAGTTGGTGGTATTTTAGCAGAAGTTGAAAAAAATCATCTGGTTGTTGGAATTGGTCTTAACATCGTTGCAACGGATTATCCTGACGAGTTGCAACAACGAGTTCGCTCGCTTAATCGACCAGATGAATTCATAATGCAAAGAGAGGCCTTTACTCACCAAGTGATAAGTCGTTGGGTCGCTCAATTACAAGCGCCTGCTGATTATTTGCCACAATATCATCAATTGTCAAACTTAATTCACCGACAAATCGTGTTGTTAGTTAATCAACAAATAATTGCAGGATATGTACTTGGTTTTGATAATCAAGGAGGTATCATCGTTAAAAACGATCGTCAAGAGCAAATTTTTTACTCGGGTGAAGTGACGAAAATATTGAAAGCAGAAGGATTAGAAACATGA